Proteins co-encoded in one Actinomadura luteofluorescens genomic window:
- a CDS encoding SCO6745 family protein — protein sequence MQHSQAKVHRMSELVEPIATVTYSEIPNEAFLALGMRNYWDGYFAGRAAPLGQASAEVVHAVFYNFAGGEVARHIPWVWGKITPQEAIAVRERGSAAALRQMIGQLADSPGLARAADLATRAAVSAPTEGRALYAGLRALDVPEEPVARLWHAATLLREHRGDGHNAALLAHGIGGTEAHVLMALSLGMRAEEFGRIHHLPKAQLAAVVDGLRGRGLVTADGAFTDVGREAKERIETLTDELAAPPYDVLSADELDELVAELEPIAAAARDDDD from the coding sequence ATGCAGCACTCACAGGCCAAGGTCCACCGGATGTCCGAGCTCGTCGAGCCGATCGCCACCGTCACCTACTCCGAGATCCCGAACGAGGCGTTCCTGGCCCTCGGCATGCGCAACTACTGGGACGGATACTTCGCCGGCCGGGCCGCGCCGCTGGGGCAGGCATCAGCCGAGGTAGTGCACGCGGTCTTCTACAACTTCGCCGGCGGCGAGGTGGCGCGGCACATCCCGTGGGTCTGGGGGAAGATCACCCCGCAGGAGGCGATCGCCGTGCGCGAGCGGGGCAGCGCCGCCGCGCTGCGGCAGATGATCGGGCAGCTCGCCGACTCCCCCGGTCTGGCGCGGGCCGCCGATCTCGCCACCCGAGCAGCGGTCAGCGCGCCGACCGAAGGGCGGGCACTGTACGCCGGACTCCGGGCGCTCGACGTCCCCGAGGAACCGGTCGCCAGGCTCTGGCATGCGGCGACGCTGCTGCGCGAGCACCGCGGGGACGGCCACAACGCCGCACTCCTCGCGCACGGTATCGGCGGCACCGAAGCCCACGTCCTCATGGCTCTCTCCCTCGGCATGAGGGCCGAGGAGTTCGGCCGGATCCACCACCTGCCCAAGGCGCAACTGGCCGCCGTCGTCGACGGCCTGCGCGGCCGCGGCCTCGTGACCGCCGACGGCGCGTTCACCGACGTCGGCCGGGAGGCCAAGGAGCGGATCGAGACCCTCACCGACGAGCTGGCGGCACCGCCGTACGACGTACTCAGCGCGGACGAACTCGACGAGCTGGTCGCGGAACTCGAGCCGATCGCCGCCGCCGCACGAGACGACGACGACTGA
- a CDS encoding MerR family transcriptional regulator: MDDLTGGEPGPDMSGLGVAAVARRLGVAPSTLRTWDHHYGVGPTGGGSERQHRYTPADVARLETMQQMISAGAPPAEAAEAVLRTPHGQEQEPRSHDAAAAHGALDISAIEHAASLASRIRNLADATMALDELVMTGILESALRQEGVTATWEQVIAPVLVDLGSRHSTTGEYIEVEHLLSAVVSRCLLAVTSPQAQFSAGRLRSPVVLACAPDEEHTLPLLVLAAALAETGAARLMLGARVPASALAAAVRRSGARAAFVWSQTSETGDPSWLTDLATTNPALQVVVGGPGWARDRLPPGVPFASSVSMALGTLLAAASH, encoded by the coding sequence ATGGACGACCTGACAGGTGGGGAGCCGGGTCCCGACATGAGCGGGCTCGGGGTGGCGGCGGTCGCGCGTCGTCTGGGCGTGGCGCCCTCCACCCTGCGCACTTGGGATCACCACTACGGCGTAGGCCCGACGGGCGGCGGCTCTGAAAGGCAGCACCGCTACACCCCGGCCGACGTTGCCCGGCTGGAGACCATGCAGCAGATGATCTCCGCGGGAGCGCCGCCGGCGGAGGCGGCCGAGGCGGTCCTGCGGACGCCGCACGGACAGGAGCAGGAACCACGGAGCCACGACGCGGCCGCCGCACACGGTGCTCTGGACATCTCTGCCATCGAGCACGCCGCTTCGCTAGCCTCGCGGATCCGGAACCTCGCGGATGCGACCATGGCGCTGGACGAGCTCGTGATGACCGGCATCCTGGAATCAGCCCTGCGGCAAGAGGGCGTCACTGCGACGTGGGAACAGGTGATCGCACCGGTCCTCGTCGACCTCGGAAGCAGGCATTCGACAACCGGCGAGTACATAGAGGTGGAACACCTTCTGTCGGCCGTGGTGTCGCGCTGTCTCCTTGCAGTGACGTCGCCTCAGGCGCAGTTTTCAGCAGGCCGGCTTCGCAGTCCCGTGGTGCTGGCATGCGCCCCGGACGAGGAGCACACCCTGCCGCTCCTCGTGCTGGCGGCCGCCCTGGCCGAGACCGGCGCGGCGAGACTCATGCTGGGTGCGCGGGTGCCGGCATCGGCCCTGGCAGCCGCGGTCAGACGGTCTGGGGCGCGCGCGGCGTTCGTGTGGTCGCAGACGTCCGAGACCGGTGACCCGTCCTGGCTCACCGACCTGGCCACCACGAATCCCGCGCTGCAGGTGGTGGTCGGGGGCCCGGGCTGGGCCCGTGACCGGCTCCCGCCCGGGGTGCCCTTCGCGTCATCGGTGTCCATGGCGCTCGGAACGTTGCTCGCAGCAGCCTCCCACTGA
- a CDS encoding dihydrolipoyl dehydrogenase family protein, with translation MNRSPAEETYDVIVIGTGPIGQTVADRARAAGLSVAAVERELVGGECSYWACIPSKAMLRPVVAAADARRVAGARQAVTGHVDASAVFARRDEWVSDWTDDGQANFLKSIGADLIRGHGRLDGARRVAVETPDGATVTLTARQAVAICTGSRPVLPELPGLAEARPWTNREATDAHTVPERLAVVGGGGVGVEMASAWQGLGSSVTLLARTDGLLPRMEPFAGEMIARAFTQAGIDVRIGTTVTGTRRPGGAGPVTLSLGDGADLEADEVLFATGRRPLTDDIGLQTVGLEPGSWLDVDDTCAVRALGDGWLYALGDVNHHALLTHQGKYQARIAGAAIAARAAGQPLDTAPWGAHAVTADHRAVPQVFFCDPPAGSVGLTADQAERAGHRIRVVDVDPGRKVAGAGLYADGYTGRARMVVDEDHGHLLGVTMVGPGVEELIHSATVAVAAQVPVARLWHAVPCFPSISEVWLRLLEAYRG, from the coding sequence ATGAACAGGTCACCAGCGGAAGAGACCTACGACGTGATCGTGATCGGCACGGGGCCGATCGGGCAGACCGTCGCCGACCGCGCCCGTGCCGCCGGGCTCAGCGTGGCGGCGGTGGAGCGGGAGCTGGTCGGGGGTGAGTGCTCGTACTGGGCGTGCATCCCCAGCAAGGCGATGCTGCGGCCGGTCGTGGCGGCCGCCGACGCCCGCCGCGTCGCCGGAGCACGCCAGGCCGTGACCGGGCACGTGGACGCCTCCGCCGTGTTCGCCCGCCGGGACGAGTGGGTGAGCGACTGGACCGACGACGGGCAGGCGAACTTTCTCAAGAGCATCGGCGCCGACCTGATCCGCGGGCACGGACGGCTCGACGGAGCCCGCCGGGTCGCGGTGGAGACACCGGACGGAGCGACGGTCACCCTGACCGCCCGACAGGCGGTGGCGATCTGCACCGGGAGCCGCCCGGTCCTGCCAGAGCTGCCCGGCCTGGCCGAGGCGCGTCCCTGGACCAACCGGGAGGCCACCGACGCGCACACCGTCCCCGAACGGCTCGCCGTGGTCGGCGGCGGTGGAGTCGGAGTGGAGATGGCCAGTGCCTGGCAGGGGCTGGGCTCGTCCGTCACGCTGCTCGCCCGGACGGACGGACTGCTGCCCCGGATGGAGCCCTTCGCCGGGGAGATGATCGCCCGCGCGTTCACCCAGGCCGGGATCGACGTGCGGATCGGTACCACCGTCACCGGGACACGCCGCCCGGGCGGCGCCGGGCCGGTCACTCTGAGCCTCGGAGACGGTGCCGACCTGGAGGCCGATGAGGTGCTGTTCGCCACTGGCCGCCGGCCCCTGACCGACGACATCGGCCTGCAGACAGTCGGCCTGGAGCCCGGCTCGTGGCTGGACGTCGACGACACCTGCGCCGTGCGCGCTCTCGGCGATGGCTGGCTGTACGCCCTCGGCGACGTCAACCATCACGCACTGCTCACCCACCAGGGCAAGTACCAGGCTCGCATCGCCGGCGCCGCGATCGCCGCTCGCGCCGCGGGGCAACCCCTCGACACCGCGCCGTGGGGTGCCCACGCGGTCACCGCCGACCACCGCGCGGTCCCGCAGGTGTTCTTCTGCGACCCGCCGGCCGGCTCGGTTGGCCTGACCGCCGACCAGGCCGAACGCGCCGGGCACCGGATCCGCGTGGTCGACGTCGATCCCGGGCGGAAGGTGGCGGGGGCCGGGCTGTACGCCGACGGCTACACCGGGCGCGCCCGCATGGTCGTCGACGAGGACCACGGCCACCTGCTCGGCGTCACCATGGTCGGGCCCGGCGTCGAGGAACTGATCCACTCGGCCACCGTCGCCGTCGCCGCACAGGTACCCGTCGCCCGGCTCTGGCACGCCGTCCCGTGCTTCCCGTCCATCAGCGAAGTCTGGCTCCGCCTCCTCGAGGCCTACCGCGGCTGA
- a CDS encoding VOC family protein has product MDYRLQVVTLSVGDVDRAAAFYIRRAGFTLDVDYHPAPGFRVVQLTPPGSSCSVQIGVGLTDAAPGSARATYLAVTDIEAAHRELTERGVEISAIRHKSPIDDWKGDWRPGTDPERRDYASLADFADPDGNAWAIQEIGFRPSQAAGGAEPHHTEPREGMTR; this is encoded by the coding sequence ATGGACTACCGGCTCCAGGTCGTCACCCTGTCCGTCGGCGACGTCGACCGGGCGGCGGCCTTCTACATCCGGCGGGCCGGCTTCACCCTCGACGTCGACTACCACCCCGCCCCCGGCTTCCGCGTCGTCCAGCTCACGCCGCCCGGATCGTCCTGCTCGGTCCAGATCGGTGTCGGCCTCACCGACGCGGCACCCGGATCCGCACGTGCCACCTACCTGGCCGTCACCGACATCGAAGCCGCCCACCGCGAGCTCACCGAACGCGGCGTCGAGATCAGCGCCATCCGGCACAAGTCACCTATCGACGACTGGAAAGGCGATTGGCGGCCGGGGACCGACCCTGAACGCCGCGATTACGCCAGCCTCGCCGACTTCGCCGACCCGGACGGCAACGCCTGGGCGATCCAGGAGATCGGCTTCCGCCCGTCCCAAGCCGCGGGCGGCGCGGAGCCACATCACACCGAGCCGAGAGAAGGGATGACACGATGA
- the gcvH gene encoding glycine cleavage system protein GcvH produces MSDIPADLKYSDDHLWVRPDPGTGLVRVGVTDYAQQSLGDVVAVTLPGPGDTVEAGEACGDIESVKSVSDLITPLTGTVRTRNDDLPRMPELVNTDPYGRGWMFEVETDPATLDGRLAALMDARAYRDLAGA; encoded by the coding sequence ATGTCCGACATCCCGGCCGATCTGAAGTACAGCGACGATCATCTCTGGGTCCGGCCCGACCCCGGCACCGGCCTGGTCCGGGTCGGAGTGACCGACTACGCCCAGCAGTCCCTCGGTGACGTGGTCGCCGTGACCCTGCCCGGGCCCGGTGACACGGTCGAGGCGGGTGAGGCCTGCGGCGACATCGAATCGGTCAAGAGCGTCAGCGACCTGATCACGCCCCTCACGGGAACGGTCCGTACCCGCAACGACGACCTTCCCCGCATGCCCGAACTCGTCAACACCGACCCGTACGGCCGGGGCTGGATGTTCGAGGTCGAAACCGATCCGGCGACGCTGGACGGGCGACTCGCCGCCCTGATGGACGCCCGCGCCTACCGCGACCTGGCAGGCGCCTGA
- a CDS encoding MOSC and FAD-binding oxidoreductase domain-containing protein: MTGTARPVLLSVNVGMPKDVSWQGRTVHTGVWKHAVAGPATVRRLNIDGDGQGDRDGHGGEQRAVLVYQIQSQEYWRRYFGRDDFGYGHFGENLSVDGLPDDEVCIGDRYRIGTAEFEVTQPRVTCYRVGLRTGEPELPALLVAHHRPGFYMRVVHEGRIQAGDQIIKTRTGPYGVTVAEADALLYLPGRDPARLLDASRIPALSPGWQGSFRDLLAAAAQDTVPGWTGFRPLRVTEVVPETGAVSSIYLAAPDGSPLPAARAGQYLTLRIPGEGPPAPVRSYSLSSAPDAGTYRISVKREPHGLVSRYLTGGVRAGAVLDVAAPRGDFVLDSGTGPVLLISAGIGVTPVLSMLHALATARSDRDIWWLHGARGPREHALAAEAQALLASLPHVHQHVFYSAATPAERSLAHAAPGRLTEDTLRALAVPADASAYICGPAPFMTDIREALTGLGLDAGRIRTELFGALPSTNPGLTGQRRRPPHPPPGPAGTGPEVVFARSGISVPFATGRGSVLDLADACDVPTRWSCRTGVCHTCATPLLSGDIAYAPDPLEPPPDGQVLICCARPRTDIVLDM, translated from the coding sequence ATGACGGGCACCGCCAGGCCGGTGCTGCTCTCGGTGAACGTCGGCATGCCGAAGGACGTGTCCTGGCAGGGCAGGACCGTCCACACCGGCGTGTGGAAACACGCGGTGGCCGGGCCGGCGACGGTGCGCCGGCTGAACATCGACGGCGACGGTCAAGGCGACAGGGACGGGCACGGCGGTGAGCAGCGGGCCGTACTCGTCTATCAGATCCAGTCGCAAGAGTACTGGCGGCGCTACTTCGGCCGGGACGACTTCGGCTACGGCCATTTCGGGGAGAACCTCTCCGTCGACGGCCTGCCGGACGACGAGGTCTGCATCGGTGACCGGTACCGGATCGGCACGGCCGAGTTCGAGGTCACCCAGCCACGGGTCACCTGCTACCGGGTGGGCCTTCGGACGGGCGAGCCGGAACTGCCCGCGTTGCTGGTCGCCCACCACCGGCCCGGCTTCTACATGCGGGTCGTCCACGAGGGGCGGATCCAGGCGGGGGACCAGATCATCAAGACCCGGACCGGTCCGTACGGGGTGACCGTGGCCGAGGCCGACGCGCTGCTCTACCTGCCCGGTCGCGACCCCGCCAGGCTGCTCGACGCGTCTCGGATTCCGGCGCTGAGCCCCGGCTGGCAGGGATCGTTCCGGGACCTGCTGGCCGCCGCCGCCCAGGACACCGTCCCGGGATGGACGGGGTTCCGGCCGCTTCGCGTGACCGAAGTGGTCCCCGAGACCGGCGCCGTGTCGTCGATCTACCTGGCCGCGCCGGACGGAAGCCCGCTGCCCGCCGCCCGGGCCGGTCAGTATCTGACGCTGCGGATCCCCGGCGAGGGCCCGCCCGCTCCGGTGCGCAGCTACTCGCTGTCGTCCGCTCCCGATGCCGGCACCTACCGGATCAGCGTCAAACGGGAGCCGCACGGCCTCGTCAGCCGCTATCTGACCGGCGGCGTACGAGCGGGTGCGGTCCTCGATGTGGCGGCGCCTCGGGGCGACTTCGTCCTCGACAGTGGCACCGGCCCGGTCCTGCTCATCTCCGCCGGGATCGGCGTCACGCCGGTGTTGTCCATGCTGCACGCACTCGCCACCGCTCGCAGTGACCGCGACATCTGGTGGCTGCACGGTGCCCGGGGACCCCGCGAGCATGCGCTGGCCGCCGAGGCGCAGGCTCTGCTCGCCTCTCTGCCGCACGTCCACCAGCACGTCTTCTACAGCGCCGCCACACCCGCCGAGCGGAGCCTCGCCCACGCCGCGCCTGGACGCCTTACCGAAGACACGCTGAGGGCGCTGGCCGTACCGGCTGACGCCAGCGCGTACATCTGCGGGCCGGCCCCGTTCATGACCGACATTCGCGAGGCTCTCACCGGCCTCGGCCTCGACGCCGGTCGCATCCGCACCGAACTGTTCGGGGCGCTGCCCTCGACCAATCCCGGGCTCACCGGGCAGCGCCGCAGGCCGCCCCACCCGCCGCCCGGGCCCGCCGGAACCGGCCCGGAGGTCGTCTTCGCCCGCAGCGGTATCTCCGTGCCGTTCGCGACCGGACGAGGCAGCGTGCTCGACCTCGCCGACGCCTGCGATGTCCCCACCCGCTGGAGCTGCCGTACCGGCGTGTGCCACACCTGCGCCACGCCCCTGCTCTCCGGCGACATCGCCTACGCGCCGGACCCGCTGGAACCCCCGCCCGACGGGCAGGTGCTCATCTGCTGCGCCAGGCCCCGCACCGACATCGTCCTGGACATGTAG
- a CDS encoding DUF427 domain-containing protein — protein sequence MGLSWQQGPLGLGAIGHFLVPGPLPERLLFAEPLRRRMRVRYGGVWIADSEDVVLLHEPGRYPVAYFPLGDIADGALEPVEHVTHHRDLGPTSWYTVRAGAHSVPRAAWRHTDLPGHAGGLKGRVAFAWRAMDAFYEEDERIVGHAADPYHRIDIRQTSRHLVVRHQERVIADTRRPLVLYESGFAPRWYVPRADIAADALTPAKGQTFCPYKGLCSYYNIADARKAAWSYEDAWTEVRRISGMVSFEPDKTEMELDGTRLRLEPGQTVLPHGVDRDLTLDEAGSGGQP from the coding sequence ATGGGTCTTTCCTGGCAGCAGGGCCCGCTCGGCCTCGGCGCGATCGGCCACTTCCTGGTCCCCGGCCCGCTCCCGGAGCGACTGCTGTTCGCCGAGCCGCTGCGCCGGCGGATGCGGGTCCGGTACGGCGGTGTCTGGATCGCCGACAGCGAGGACGTCGTGCTGCTGCACGAGCCCGGCCGCTACCCGGTCGCGTACTTCCCGCTCGGCGACATCGCCGACGGCGCGCTGGAGCCCGTCGAGCACGTCACGCACCACCGCGACCTGGGCCCAACCTCCTGGTACACCGTGCGAGCGGGCGCGCACAGCGTGCCGCGCGCGGCCTGGCGGCACACCGACCTGCCCGGCCACGCTGGCGGCCTGAAGGGACGGGTGGCCTTCGCGTGGCGGGCCATGGACGCCTTCTACGAAGAGGACGAGCGGATCGTCGGGCACGCCGCCGACCCCTACCACCGCATCGACATCCGCCAGACCAGCCGCCATCTCGTCGTGCGGCACCAGGAGCGGGTCATCGCCGACACCAGGCGCCCGCTGGTCCTCTACGAGTCGGGGTTCGCGCCCCGCTGGTACGTTCCCCGCGCCGACATCGCCGCCGACGCGCTGACTCCGGCGAAGGGCCAGACCTTCTGCCCCTACAAAGGCCTGTGCAGCTACTACAACATCGCCGACGCCCGCAAGGCGGCGTGGTCATACGAGGACGCCTGGACCGAGGTGCGGCGCATCTCCGGCATGGTCTCCTTCGAACCGGACAAGACCGAGATGGAGCTGGACGGCACCCGGCTGAGGCTCGAGCCCGGCCAGACCGTCCTTCCGCACGGCGTCGACCGCGACCTCACCCTGGACGAGGCGGGTTCCGGCGGGCAGCCATGA
- a CDS encoding SDR family oxidoreductase, producing MTGLLDGQSVLVVGRAGGIARAVAVAARDAGAQVIAAGRDKDTLAAAYAGEPAIRTETVDVTDDSSIAALGERLGGIDHVVSTASARARGRLADLDREAVRLSFDTKVIGPLMLAKHLAPRMTEAGSFVVFSGVAAVKITAGTLGVAVTNGAADVLARSLALELAPIRVNAVSPGVIDTGAWDALGEQGKADYFAEMSARNPARRVGTAADVADAVLYAMTSTFLTGQTLHIDGGEPLS from the coding sequence GTGACCGGACTGCTGGACGGTCAGAGCGTGCTGGTGGTGGGACGGGCCGGTGGAATCGCCCGCGCGGTCGCGGTGGCCGCCCGCGACGCGGGCGCACAGGTCATCGCCGCCGGCCGCGACAAGGACACCCTGGCCGCTGCCTACGCCGGGGAGCCCGCCATCAGGACCGAGACCGTCGACGTGACCGATGATTCCTCGATCGCCGCACTGGGCGAACGGCTCGGCGGCATCGACCATGTGGTGTCCACCGCGTCGGCGCGAGCCCGGGGACGGCTGGCCGACCTCGACCGGGAGGCCGTCCGGCTGTCGTTCGACACGAAGGTGATCGGCCCGCTCATGCTGGCCAAGCACCTGGCCCCCCGGATGACCGAGGCGGGATCGTTCGTCGTCTTCTCCGGCGTCGCCGCGGTGAAGATCACGGCCGGCACGCTCGGGGTGGCCGTCACCAACGGCGCCGCCGACGTCCTCGCCCGTTCCCTCGCACTGGAACTGGCCCCCATCAGGGTGAACGCCGTCTCTCCCGGCGTGATCGACACCGGAGCCTGGGACGCCTTGGGCGAACAAGGCAAGGCGGACTACTTCGCCGAGATGAGCGCCCGTAACCCGGCCCGGCGCGTCGGCACCGCCGCCGACGTCGCCGACGCCGTCCTGTACGCCATGACCAGCACCTTCCTCACCGGCCAGACCCTGCACATCGACGGCGGCGAACCACTTTCCTGA
- a CDS encoding alpha/beta fold hydrolase, giving the protein MATRPGDAGPSPPTQAEGMTTVHHRYATVNGRRLFYREAGPAAAPAVVLLHGFPTSSFMFRHLIPPLADRYRVIAPDHLGFGLSDAPAADEFDYTFDALAGLTEELLDQLGADRYALYVQDYGAPVGWRLALGNPDAVTAVITQSGNGYEAGFAEEFWKPVREYWRDQNPQTEAGVRQALTLEAIRWQYLHGVPDETLVSPDTWNHDFAQVSRPGNDLVQLALLADYAGNLPLYPKLHAWLRASGVPVLAVWGRGDEIFRPEGALAFAKDAPGAEIHLLDAGHFLLESHLDVAAAHIRGFLGRTLP; this is encoded by the coding sequence ATGGCTACCCGGCCGGGGGATGCCGGACCGTCGCCGCCGACTCAGGCTGAAGGCATGACAACCGTCCATCACCGCTACGCGACCGTCAACGGTCGGCGGCTGTTCTACCGGGAGGCGGGTCCGGCCGCGGCGCCTGCCGTAGTGCTGCTGCACGGCTTCCCGACCAGCTCTTTCATGTTCCGCCATCTGATCCCGCCGCTGGCCGACCGCTATCGCGTGATCGCCCCCGACCATCTCGGGTTCGGCCTGTCCGACGCGCCCGCCGCCGACGAGTTCGACTACACCTTCGACGCCCTGGCCGGGCTGACCGAGGAGCTGCTGGACCAGCTCGGGGCCGACCGGTACGCACTGTACGTCCAGGACTACGGGGCGCCGGTGGGCTGGCGGCTCGCGCTGGGAAATCCGGATGCGGTCACCGCGGTCATCACCCAGAGCGGCAACGGCTACGAAGCGGGTTTCGCGGAGGAGTTCTGGAAGCCGGTGAGGGAGTACTGGCGCGACCAGAACCCGCAGACCGAGGCGGGCGTACGGCAGGCGCTGACTCTTGAGGCGATTCGTTGGCAGTACCTGCACGGCGTGCCCGATGAGACCCTGGTCAGCCCGGATACCTGGAACCACGACTTCGCCCAGGTGTCCCGGCCGGGCAATGATCTGGTGCAGTTGGCGCTGCTCGCCGACTACGCCGGCAATCTGCCGCTGTATCCGAAGTTGCACGCCTGGCTCCGGGCCAGCGGGGTGCCGGTGCTGGCGGTGTGGGGCCGGGGCGACGAGATCTTCCGGCCCGAGGGCGCGCTGGCGTTCGCGAAGGACGCGCCCGGCGCTGAGATCCACCTGCTGGACGCAGGCCACTTCCTGCTGGAAAGCCACCTGGACGTCGCCGCGGCCCACATCCGCGGGTTCCTGGGCAGGACGTTGCCGTGA